The genomic window AATGCATCCGCTGGTTTTCAGCGAAGAATTGGAGAGAGAATGTGTTGGAGGTTGGGAATATACATTGCACATTTTTCCAATGGCAACAGGAAAGCACCAAATCTGGGTTTAAATATATTTCAGGCAGATGTTTCGTTGCGATATTCCATGAATAGACCAGCTCGGTCATCAGATCTAAAAATCCATGAACCTCGATCAAAGTGGTCTTCTCAATGGCTCATCTCCTATGCAGCCAAAGAAGGGAAAATAATAGGTGGGCCATCTTTTCCTGTTGTAGGTTTCAGCGACGATATTGCGTATCAATACAAGCCATACAGGTATGTCAGGACTGGTATGGATCTAGAGTATCACGGGAGAACGTCTTATTGGCTTTACCGTAGTGAACTTGAGTCTGATACGCATGAGCGCTGGAAAAAAAGCGTTCAGATTCAAGCTTTTGCATCACACGAATGGTTATTCGGAGACCTCTCATTTGAATTTCGTTTAGGATATTTACTTTCATCAAATGAAATTTTAAATGTTTTTCGTTTGTATAATAAATTAACTTTATTGTATCAGATTCCAATTTCAATTTGTCAAATCTTGAGGCCAAATATAGGATTTTGCTTAAAGAGTTATCAAGGAGCAGCGGATCATTTTGCAATGGTGATGGGTCTGAGATTTGAACGTAAAACAGCTAAACACAAAAGCAATTCGCATGGACAAGCAATTATTAAATAGCAAATTACCAAAATCAGGATTATCGATTTTCAGTAGGATGACTAGCTTAGCATTGAAAAATGATGCTGTAAATTTAGCACAAGGGTTT from Saprospiraceae bacterium includes these protein-coding regions:
- a CDS encoding acyloxyacyl hydrolase, which translates into the protein MIRLLSSFIFYCLGISLYAQVSVPDWEIAYSVGRIVPHSEKFAYRPRGVSQFFRGAVLWQTGGTHDWTRYYGFPRVGVQLYHGELGAPQQILGDVWSINPFLDFNTRDSNKWSMYVRTGFGMAYLTKPFHIVNNPLQTAIGSHYNISVNASAGFQRRIGERMCWRLGIYIAHFSNGNRKAPNLGLNIFQADVSLRYSMNRPARSSDLKIHEPRSKWSSQWLISYAAKEGKIIGGPSFPVVGFSDDIAYQYKPYRYVRTGMDLEYHGRTSYWLYRSELESDTHERWKKSVQIQAFASHEWLFGDLSFEFRLGYLLSSNEILNVFRLYNKLTLLYQIPISICQILRPNIGFCLKSYQGAADHFAMVMGLRFERKTAKHKSNSHGQAIIK